The Paenibacillus tianjinensis genome has a window encoding:
- a CDS encoding IS3 family transposase has translation MKDRYVVIDELKHKQTVKELCGYLGVHRSGYYAYLKRKEKDPDQELKRKIKAIYEQRDKTVGYRRIQDELYRQYHLVVNHKKVLRLMQELRIKAIIRRKYVHRTTYEAAVSDGRVAENLLKRNFKADKPNQKWVTDVTQYRVFDEKIYLSAIKDLWNNEIVGYHISRCNDNPLVLETFRKAFETHKDVTGLIVHSDQGCQYTSHAYHDMLPQVGAQISMSRRGNCYDNASIESFFSHLKVEALYPYDIRSIAEAQRRIEEYIRFYNEDRAQRKLNKLTPVEYRNQLVA, from the coding sequence TTGAAGGATAGATATGTTGTCATCGACGAACTGAAGCATAAGCAGACCGTAAAGGAACTCTGTGGATATTTAGGGGTCCACAGAAGCGGTTACTATGCTTATCTGAAGCGCAAGGAAAAGGATCCAGACCAAGAGTTGAAACGTAAGATCAAAGCCATATACGAGCAACGGGACAAGACGGTAGGATACCGTCGGATACAGGATGAGTTATACCGCCAATATCACCTTGTCGTGAATCACAAGAAGGTTTTACGACTCATGCAGGAGCTTCGTATTAAGGCGATTATACGCCGTAAGTACGTCCATAGAACAACCTATGAGGCAGCAGTTTCGGATGGAAGAGTCGCAGAGAATCTACTGAAAAGAAATTTCAAAGCGGATAAACCCAACCAGAAATGGGTAACGGATGTTACACAATATCGGGTATTCGATGAGAAAATTTACTTATCAGCCATCAAGGATTTGTGGAATAACGAGATCGTCGGATACCACATTAGCAGATGTAACGACAATCCACTTGTATTAGAGACGTTTAGAAAGGCCTTTGAAACACATAAAGACGTGACTGGACTGATCGTTCACAGCGACCAGGGATGCCAGTACACGTCCCATGCATACCACGACATGCTGCCACAGGTTGGCGCCCAAATCAGCATGTCACGCCGAGGAAATTGTTATGACAATGCCTCCATCGAGAGCTTCTTCTCTCATCTTAAAGTCGAAGCACTCTACCCTTATGATATACGAAGTATCGCTGAGGCACAAAGAAGAATTGAGGAGTATATACGTTTTTACAATGA
- a CDS encoding helix-turn-helix domain-containing protein has translation MPAKKGQKFKHYPESVKVEAVRLFMEEGWCCRKITEHLDINDRKRVSVWVRKYRAKGKDSFQDRRGDPHRSETEQERELRRLQLEVDVLKKWLQILNREG, from the coding sequence ATGCCAGCTAAGAAAGGTCAGAAGTTTAAGCATTATCCTGAGTCTGTGAAAGTAGAAGCTGTTCGACTGTTTATGGAGGAAGGATGGTGCTGCAGAAAGATTACAGAACACCTGGATATTAATGACAGGAAGCGTGTCAGTGTCTGGGTGAGGAAGTATCGGGCAAAGGGAAAAGACTCTTTTCAGGATAGACGTGGAGATCCGCACAGGTCTGAAACAGAGCAAGAGCGAGAACTACGTCGTTTACAGTTGGAGGTAGACGTTCTAAAAAAGTGGTTACAAATCTTGAATCGGGAGGGTTGA
- a CDS encoding spore germination protein, with protein sequence MKGISLMKLRRPFRYNSKASAAQQVQDASQPQDAANHQSMVLDKDLQQNIHQIRAIYAKSSDIIYRSFYIEGQTKAILIYIDGLSDSAGIEKNVITPLMHEINGEATAISQLAERKISAAQAIPFTTFGECVSYLANGLPVLILDQEATGLAFGLNKWEKRSIEEPAAESGIRGPREGFTETLRINTSLIRRIVKSPLLKMETMKIGGYTQTNVVIAYIEGLAEKNLVEEVITRLKRIRIDGILESGYIEELIEDMPFSPFPQLMSTERPDVACANLLEGRVAILVEGTPFVLIEVHPLE encoded by the coding sequence ATGAAGGGAATATCGCTAATGAAGCTGCGCAGACCGTTTAGGTATAACAGTAAAGCATCTGCTGCCCAACAAGTGCAAGACGCTTCTCAACCGCAAGACGCCGCTAATCATCAGTCTATGGTGCTAGATAAGGATTTGCAGCAAAATATCCATCAGATCCGGGCGATTTATGCCAAAAGTTCGGATATCATTTACCGCTCCTTTTATATCGAAGGCCAGACAAAAGCAATTCTGATCTATATTGACGGCCTGTCGGACTCCGCCGGGATCGAAAAAAATGTGATCACCCCTCTCATGCATGAGATCAACGGTGAGGCCACTGCCATTAGCCAGCTGGCGGAGCGGAAAATTTCAGCAGCTCAAGCAATACCCTTTACCACCTTCGGGGAATGTGTCAGCTATTTAGCGAATGGTCTGCCGGTGCTTATCCTGGATCAGGAAGCCACCGGTCTCGCTTTCGGATTGAACAAGTGGGAAAAACGCTCCATTGAAGAACCTGCGGCGGAGTCAGGCATCCGCGGGCCCCGCGAGGGCTTTACGGAAACGCTGCGGATCAATACTTCCCTGATCCGCCGGATCGTAAAGAGTCCTCTGCTCAAAATGGAAACGATGAAAATCGGCGGTTATACCCAAACGAATGTTGTCATTGCTTACATTGAAGGGCTGGCTGAGAAGAATCTGGTTGAAGAAGTCATCACCCGGCTGAAACGTATCCGGATCGACGGCATTTTGGAAAGCGGATATATTGAAGAGCTGATTGAGGATATGCCCTTTTCACCATTTCCGCAGCTGATGTCGACAGAACGCCCTGACGTAGCCTGTGCGAATTTACTGGAAGGACGGGTAGCGATACTGGTAGAAGGAACTCCTTTCGTATTAATTGAAGTGCACCCCTTAGAATAG
- a CDS encoding aldo/keto reductase — protein sequence MNNSTHNRIKLQDGASVPRIGQGTWFMGEDAANRAEEIAALRLGVELGMNLIDTAEMYGDGRSEELVGEAIRGIRDDVFLVSKVYPYNAGQGSLIRSCEDSLKRLGTDHLDLYLLHWRGNVPLEETVEGMEALVAAGKIKRWGVSNLDTEDMKELLRIPGGEHCAVNQVLYHLGSRGIEHELLAWERSHKIPVMAYSPLAQAGSLRKGLTENETVQDIALKHGVTPLQIMLAWSIRDGDVIAIPKAASRQHVAENAAAAQIRLSDDELWMLDEAFPQPAWRVPLDMI from the coding sequence CACTCACAACCGGATTAAGCTGCAGGACGGTGCTTCTGTCCCGAGAATCGGACAGGGCACCTGGTTTATGGGCGAGGATGCTGCGAACCGTGCCGAGGAAATCGCAGCCCTGCGCCTGGGTGTGGAACTTGGCATGAACCTGATCGATACCGCTGAAATGTACGGGGACGGACGTTCCGAAGAGCTGGTCGGCGAAGCTATCCGCGGGATCCGTGATGATGTGTTTCTGGTCTCCAAGGTGTATCCGTATAATGCCGGACAAGGGTCGCTTATCCGCAGCTGCGAAGACAGCCTGAAACGTCTGGGCACTGATCATCTGGATCTGTATCTGCTGCACTGGCGGGGCAATGTCCCCCTGGAAGAAACCGTTGAAGGCATGGAGGCCCTGGTAGCTGCCGGCAAAATTAAACGCTGGGGCGTCTCCAACCTGGATACGGAGGATATGAAAGAGCTGCTCAGGATTCCCGGCGGGGAGCACTGTGCAGTGAATCAGGTGCTCTATCATCTGGGTTCACGCGGTATTGAGCATGAACTGCTGGCCTGGGAAAGAAGCCACAAGATTCCCGTAATGGCCTATTCCCCATTAGCACAGGCGGGCAGCCTGCGTAAAGGTCTTACCGAGAACGAGACTGTTCAAGATATCGCTTTGAAGCACGGGGTAACCCCGCTGCAGATCATGTTAGCCTGGAGCATCCGTGACGGCGATGTCATTGCCATTCCCAAGGCGGCTTCCCGCCAGCATGTCGCCGAGAATGCGGCGGCAGCTCAGATCAGGCTGAGCGATGATGAGCTGTGGATGCTGGATGAGGCATTCCCGCAGCCAGCCTGGAGAGTTCCGCTGGATATGATTTGA